aaaatgaaagaaagaaataaagaatttataatgtttttattgttttttgtacaaattttttttaattaactaGAGGTAAACTCAAACCAATTTAACCTTCTCTATTTGCTTTcaacattttttcattttttgcattatcctttttttttattaaattcacATTCCTGAAAATCataactaaataaaaaattttaatgtctttttaattctttatttttttaaatgaaaagtaaaggagccatttttttatttttatatcaaaaaagaatttaaccagaatagtaaaaaaaaataataataataaaaaataaggcagtttttcttttatatgcacaaaaatgttttattatgaaatcatatttttttttttttacatatatacataagtatatttataagtacataaatatttatatatatatttatatatatgtggcatcatcttaaaaaaaaaaaaccctTACCACATTTAAAGTAAATGTaagattttattttattgaagAAAATGTTAATTGTTAAAAGGAATTTCTCAAgatttataaataacaatacaacaaaaaaaagcgtaagaaaaaattttcataaaaatttaacgcagaataaatatacatcAAATGACAACATTGCGAATCaacaaaatgataataagGTAGCAAAAGTAGGTGGTGGGTTACTCAATACCTTCTATGAAAGTTTTATATATGGTTGtggattttttttaagtaacaGATTATTAGATCAAATATTCGGACCGCGCTCATACGATAcctttaataataatacggATAATTACGCAAATGAAAATGCAAACAGTTATGTTAATGACAATATGAATAGCTACCCCAATGAAAATCTTAATAACAGTGACCCAACaattaatgataatgattTTCAACAGGACATAGGTCTTGATGATGATACATTTGAGTTCTgaagggaaaataaaaaataaggaagtGACGAGCAGTCATTGCAGGGATAATAAGGAAGCGGTGGAGATGTAGCCATGAAAATTTGAGCAtttctaaaaattaattaaataaatgagttatgaaaaaggaaattaagTGTTCACAtgcgaatatatatatactagtATGTACATTAATTACAAATTAAAGACCTTCAATAGCCATATGAATTTAATACGTTgtcacctttttttttttcttaattttggTACCATTTCTAATAGTTAACTATTTAAATAGAAATGTTcccataaaatatttgatcGTGTAGAATAGAACATTCCCAGATGTGTATATAACGAACTTAATTCTTTATCTTATAGGTTTATATTCCCCTACTTTTgcattctttttaaatatgtttaaataaaatttcttgtaagcatatttatttcgtaaaaagggaagaaaaatattacgcGTTTAATTAAATTCTGTCCGAAAGAGACTTTTCATCTATCGCATttgacaatttttttttttttttcattattacacttgtttaatttatattttttaaacccCCCCCCCCCAACCTccatattattcttttaattttattacttatataattttttgttttcgaTTCTCTAATTGTACACTTAACAAcatttatgcacatatgtttgtttattgagtatatataaatatttttatttattatgttttttttttttttttgtacatttattGTTACCATTGTTAACTATTATACCCACGTAACTGTAAAAACAGACTGCTATTTTCGTATACATCACAATAACATACAATTAATTTTGTAAGCAATTTTTATGACATATTAAGGCATTAACACTGATAGGTTATACAAGAAACAAATTCGATTAacataattttgaaaagttGTTTTATGATGATTAGCAATGTCAAactgtaatttaaaaaaaataatacataaaaaaggCATAAAATAAGGTATGAATTATTCTGACAAAATagttattaaatatactaaGACAGCAGATTATTAAAATGtgatttaataataaaataaagtgttTATATCACTTTGACAAAATTatacgaaaaaatataacaacattaagtatatatgaaaaacagaaaaaaaatatactaagccatacaataaaaaagttattgcATTGGTCTATATTTATTGGACATATGGAAAAGGAACTCCACTGttgtaaaaagaataaaatttatgcaATTTCTTTCAATATATCCTCGTCTACCTTAGTAATATCGTcataatcataatttttttctatattaatatatttttcctttcgaaaatgaaaaattaaattttttgtgtCAAATCTttgtaaatacaaatattttccGCACTGCGAAATGTCACATATTGTACATAAAACTACATCacctatatttttatcatcaaaataatgaaaattagtTTCCTTATCATATAACAATCCaactaatatattatttttataattatatattttcttattccTGTTAAATAGTACTTTTGAATTGTTTGAAAAAAGgttgttatttatttcttttaataaatacttatatttatgtttcttcttattaatttcattatgtGTCAAACTATCTTTAAAAGATAGTATATTTCTGAATGTTATATTCTttgaatttaaattaaagcggaatactatatttttagCACACTTATTtctttcataaatatatgcatatatttttttccctatGATTAATTGAtggttatatattatttcttcattaatatttactttGCTACATAACGAGTTGATAAACGAACTACTAAcgttattatacatattttcattaaaatttgaGTATTCAACTACCTCTCTTTTTTGTGTGTAATTATTAAAGCATTTTCTTGCACTCTTCTTATTTGAAtggttatatttaaaaatatttaatgagttgtatttttttattatttcgttCATTTTATAGCAGATATTATACCCTTCCAAgtctttatatttaattaataatttatgtgcacacggaaatatatataaaatatgtattaactgcttttcaaaatttaaaaccTCATTGTTACTATCATCGCTGCTGTTATATActgatataatttttcttttcttagaTTTAAAAAGGTTTTTCTCTGAAAGGTCATCATTCTGTAGTGTTCGCTTTTCTGAACTAGTGCATTCGTTGTCTTTTTCCAATAAGTCAATTTGTTTCATATGGCTACATAAGTCTATATGCATCTCATCTTTGCATAGGTTTGTACGGCTCTCCTTACTACATAGATCTATACGCTTCCCATcagtacataaatataatgattcTTTTTCCTCCTTAAATTTATGTTCACTATTTGGTACCTCCATACATGCATAATCCAATGTACTATTATAAATGCTTGGAAACAAAATAGGAATTGACGTATATATGTTgagttttaaaattttcagtTCATATAAAGCTATTATATATTGGTACAAATGATGTAAATCTATAAAATTTAtcgaattaatttttaaaaaatgatataaaaatgatgacAATTCGAAGGAATCTTCGTACAttatttttgtgtattttttgtggaaaaaaattttttccaGTTCTCCTTTAAGCTCCTTTtttaatgcattttttttatatctgtatatttttattaataaattatttttagtttttttccGTAAAATTGatacatctttttttttatttttttgttttttctgtatttttgtttcttccttttccttttttatgcattctacaactttttcataataaattaattccttaaaaatttcaataaaagaaaataagaaaacacAATTTGGTAATATAAAGTATAACTCATAAAAGAATTTACCCTTCATTACGTCTTtcaaacttttaaaaatataaaaataatttacatcTACAGAATGTGTACTTCTATGTGCAGGAATGTAAATGcctattatattctttttcataatattcttGTTTCCATCTTCATCAGAACACAACTTAAAAACAGAATTAAGgtattcataattattactaaAGTTTGTACGCATACCTACCTCGTTTGTTGTCTTCTTTTCcgcttttatattttgcttagGGTAAAAATGGTATGTATTCCATTcgttataaattttttcaaagtTATTATCTGAATGCAAAAAAGCAGCTACTTTATAACTTCCGAAATATTTCACGAAAAGGTcacttttttcattcttaCAATCTGAATagatattttcaatataacGTACCATTTGTTTAATTTCATCTAATCTTTTAACATATATCATGGGTATCTGTTTTGAGCTGAACATGTACTTTTGTATAACACAATTACGAATGTAACTACTCCCCTTTattgaacattttttatgtgatgagctaaaaaaattaatcattttccttttttctcttcaagCAAAAATGATACACGAGTCCTCCATGTTGTCATTTTTCACTTTGCCATGGAGGTTCCAATATATTACGTTTTCTCTATTTTGTGCAGATTAAACGGGATATCTCCCACCATATGTattcatgcatatatatatatatatatacatttacactTTATTATATGAGAGCTAGTCTATGACTCATTACCCATATATTCACATATTCATTTGATTTGCTTTTGAGTTAAGTGTAATTCTTTTTccttcagaaaaaaaaaaagaactttATTAAACTTTCGATATATAACATAActtcaatttaaaaaaaaacatattcgTTATATTACACTACGAATGTTACCTCAATTATTACACggattttgaaaaattagttcattattcttttttacagataattataaaaaaaaaaaaaatttctttttaatgcTTTCActtctattatatttttaatgaaagtGAAAACCAATTACACTTATTGTTAATTAATCAAGTAAACAACGAAATAcatggaaaattttttaagtataatttatacattcaAGGGCAAAAAATACAAACGGTGACAAATACATTTTTGAAGAATAAAAGCATAGATAAGAAATAGCTTTTACATAATACACAAGCTCATAAGCAATTCAAACGAGTTGCTATTTCGCTGATTTGcgattttattattttttgaatgaCAATATcgtatatacattatttaagAGTAGCATAAAAAGTGCTTGCTcttcttaatttttcaagCACATTAAATTGTAAAGGTGCTAGGTGAACaactaaaaataatatatgaatacatttatatatataaggtgTACATAAGTAATACAcatttaatgtattttaatatatatatgtggttCATATATAACACACAATACTTATTTTCTATAACAGCAATGATTTCTTTCCTTTACTCgctaataattttaaagtaaaattttacCAATACTGTTAattataacataattttgtagatatattaatatttagttattttaattttacttctttttttttttcgttcattTAGATTTCTTACGAAGGggaaattttctttaatttattttataaaaagatgGAAGTAAAATGTGggtttattcttttttatttctatatgaGAATACTGCAAAACCAACAggtttaataaatatatgaatacttcatgaaatagatatatattgttaaGATGTGCTTACTATCACACAGTTCCGACAATgttgaataaaaatatactatatatatatatattatgtatataataaattaatattacatatatgatGATTACATTTTGTACAAAATGCTTTATCGCAATTGAACTAATATTGCGACATGAGTTAAACAATGAAATCGTAAATGCATAACACATAAAAAGTTATTCAAAATACCGTTTCTTTAGtcaagaagaaaagaaaaaaagaatttatttcaagggttctttttcttttctttatattttcaatatcggtatatacttaataaaaaattgatcTCATTTAAAGGgagtttttatattatacacCTTCATGCAATTTGTGTATAacatttcaaaataaaaagatatgacatataaaaaaaaaaaaaaagaaagagtcACTGTACTATTCTAAATTGTACGTTTTActaaacattattttataatttcattactTTACCcaaatgttaaaaattaaaaaaaaaaaaaaaaagttatgatatacataaaatttggatcacataattataataacatatacataactaagaaaaaaatactatacTGGAAAGAATTATGTCGAGCTaacaaatgtaataaaataggtataaacataaataaatagatatatataaaagggCATATTAAATCGTCATATAAGGGTTCCTCTTATTATGACATATCTTTGAAcggctttttttttatttatttaaaaaaaattacattttttttttttttaaatatctaTATTGCACATTCAAAtattaatggaaaaaaaaaaaaaaaattgtgtgAGATCTCTTTGATattgcaatatatataaaactttgaacaaaagaaacataaactagcaaaaattttataaaacaaaagaatataaagGAATATCACTTCAATCgacataataattaaaacttaaaaaaaaagtgtatgtgcaaatgaataattctaccattgtatttttctacatttttatcCATTAAAAGTTCATATATAAGAGTATGATTaagttatttaatttttttttttatacctaGTATATCCAAAATTTaacatatgaataatttcatacactttgcatacatatataaatatataaatttatatgcaAAAAATCATTCATGTTCctttgtattttttcctttttttttttttactacatttatatataaatatataggaatagtaattatatataagaaatgataaaaataatctttttttttttttttttataaataaaaatacttaacaacaattttgtaaaaatattttataacaaattttattatactttaagctattaatttatatataatagtagtTTCTTATGACATaacaaatgtattttatcataatacattgtttttgtaaatttttacaccgtgttttatatatatatatatatatataatataatataatttcattaaatttctTTAACGTTCGTATGGggcttttattattatagtattatttaaaaacttttcagttggaaaaaaaatataatttaaataaatactaacaatataaattcttacatatatgtacatacgcgTACAAttgcaaatatattattacatacatgtttatatatatgtaataatatatacatgtaaaactatattatacatatgtatatatattgtattacttatacgtgtacatgtacataaatatatgaatgtaaTTACTAAACTGTTTGCATAAGagcattatatatttgacacccatattttttttattataaaaaaaaaaaaaaaaaaaaaatatacaataaaaaaaaataaaaatataagagaaaaaagtttttaaatataataagaataaatattaagtataagaataataataataaaactaaaataaagcaaacaaaaagcaaaatatatatatgttattggaaaagaaaaaaaaaaaaaaaggtaaaaatacataaaaacatgatataatagtaaaaatttttacctattaatttttattaataacatttacatacaaaaaaaatataattcgtACACTTACTAAtcaagataaaaaaaaaaaaaaaaaactttgaattaatatatttactcattttatattgatacagtttacattttttattttacaactTATGctcacatatatttaaatacataactatgtaaatgtataaataaatgtatatgtatgcatatatatatataaatatatacattacatGTTCGTATTTAAAAGCATATTAACTACTTTTTCAATTTAACCCTTTGTACTacattttctatatatatatatatatatatatatatatatatatatatatatatttttttttttttttttcttttaaagtTTTAACATACTTTGCTTTTGTACGAAAGTTCAtgtcaatttttttcatttttaccaaatattgtaaaattttattttatctgtattttttatatgtatatttatatatgcatctTATTTgaatgcaaatatataattatatattttgtacatacatttataacaTACGtttacacacatacatatttaggatatatttacataatacatacatatatatataatatatatttgcgtGTTGTacttaatacatatatttgagGGCGTATGCCATTCAATCTTGTAACGTTAGAAATATCAAATAAAGAAACGTGTTCGTCCcttgtgtacatatataatatatatatatgtatgtgtgtgcgAATGTACgtgtgcatgtatgtataagtatataaatatatatatgtacttgtgTAAGATAATCCCAAAGGAAGGCAATCTGTAACAGTTTTAaagatttatatatgatatgattttaagaaaaccccaaaaaatattaccatCAAACcgatacatgtatattttttcattaattaacGTATTGAAAGCAGCAACTGCTATAATTAAACCCAACTATTATTGTACGTGTTTTTACAACTCAGTTTTTCTACCacatttaacaaaaaaagcTAATATATTAAGTTTGCGTAACAGGCCTAACAAGAAGAATTATAATgcttttatatgtaaatattctaaaaaatataaaatgagtaataaattttcaaattcGATAAGTATGAATGcgaataatgaaaatgaaaaaattttaaatgaaaacaatGTTACtcaatttaacaaaaatagcAATGATGTAAAGAATTATAATAGGGGGTTTAGCCAATTTAGAAATTCTGTATTTAGTAAACAGTACACTCACAATAACAATAGcagcaataacaataataatagcagcaataacaataataatagcagcaataacaataataatagcagcaataacaataataataacagtggtaatagtaataatatcagcagtaacaaaagtaaaaacaaGATGACCAGCAGTTACATTAGTAGTAACAGCAATTAcgtaaataacaataacgtTAGTGGAAGTATTAgtacaaaatatacaaataatagtCCTCAGCATTCGGGTTATTTTAGCAGGGAAagtggaaaaaaaagtaatgagGAGAGTCACTCCTTTAGTGAAACGAAATTGAATGTAAATACGAGTGCAAATTATACAGATTACAACATTAAAGatagtaaaaattattccatGAATATCCAGCATAATCATAATGgcaatagcaataataataataataataatccaTATATGAATGATAACGacgtaaatattaataatttcaaaatgaataattttaataaagaacACATGCTTCTAAAAAATGcaaaggataaaaatatgtgCAGCAATAATGTAAGTGCAAGAAGTGGTAGTAATATGAATACAACTAACGCTGTTAATGGAATTTATCAAGAAAATTCGATGAAAAACTTTAATTACAAAAGTaatgtaaatgaaaaaaggttAAACATGGAAGgaataagtaataataataattttacaaagGGTAATGAGCGATTTAGTTATCTGAATGATAATTATCCAAGTAACATGAAAtctaaaatgaaaaatgcttttagttcaaataaaaaaaatatgtcttCATATAACACCAATTTAAACAATGCTGCAAGCCATCAATATAGCAAAAACTtggaaaatgtaaaatatatgcagaaaaattataaagggGAAATATCAGAAGATATCAtgaataatagtagtaataataacaataatagcagtagtaacaataataatatgaataactgcgatttaaataaaaaatttggaatGTTTGGAGATCCCAGTATGAACAACGTTGACATGAATAATATGGCAAATGCAGACGATTCCATGGGTTATAATGATAAAGCAAACAGTGAAGCAATTACCACGAATAACCCTAGTAGCAACACTCACAGAAGTAACAGTAGTATGAGGACTCATAAGCTAAATAGtttgataaaaaatgaagaatctAAGAGAAGTGAAAAATTTGAGAATGCCCATCATGACAAAGACTATATGTATGAAAAGACGAATAATTTAAGAGGCATGATGGATAACTCGCCTgtgtataataatagaaatcGAAATAAGATGATATCCAATAATTATAACGCTATGAACACAATGAGCGGCATGTTCGGTCCAGTAAAAAGTGGGAGTCGCATGAACAACGTGAACAGTATAAACAACTTGAGTAGCGTGGATTatggaaataaaatgataggCGAACACGAAAAAGGAGCAAACAGTGGAATGAATAAGAATACAAGAAACATTTCCtatgaaaacaaaacaaacaaTTACAATAACGATATGAACAAATTGAAGAGTTACGAAGCTAAGAAGAATGACTACTACGGGAATTATGCATCTTCGAgtagtttaaaaaatatgaatatcgTGAACAGTGTAAGTAATGCAAGTGGGGTGCTAAACAAAATGGATGATTCATATAAcggaaataatataaacagaCAAAGTTCTTTGAATTCGGGAACATCGTCCCCTAACTTGGATGCAGatgcattttctttttatgattttaacgattttttaaattatatgtataaggatgaa
This genomic interval from Plasmodium brasilianum strain Bolivian I chromosome 1, whole genome shotgun sequence contains the following:
- a CDS encoding hypothetical protein (conserved Plasmodium protein), which translates into the protein MLIVKRNFSRFINNNTTKKSVRKNFHKNLTQNKYTSNDNIANQQNDNKVAKVGGGLLNTFYESFIYGCGFFLSNRLLDQIFGPRSYDTFNNNTDNYANENANSYVNDNMNSYPNENLNNSDPTINDNDFQQDIGLDDDTFEF
- a CDS encoding hypothetical protein (conserved Plasmodium protein); the encoded protein is MINFFSSSHKKCSIKGSSYIRNCVIQKYMFSSKQIPMIYVKRLDEIKQMVRYIENIYSDCKNEKSDLFVKYFGSYKVAAFLHSDNNFEKIYNEWNTYHFYPKQNIKAEKKTTNEVGMRTNFSNNYEYLNSVFKLCSDEDGNKNIMKKNIIGIYIPAHRSTHSVDVNYFYIFKSLKDVMKGKFFYELYFILPNCVFLFSFIEIFKELIYYEKVVECIKKEKEETKIQKKQKNKKKDVSILRKKTKNNLLIKIYRYKKNALKKELKGELEKIFFHKKYTKIMYEDSFELSSFLYHFLKINSINFIDLHHLYQYIIALYELKILKLNIYTSIPILFPSIYNSTLDYACMEVPNSEHKFKEEKESLYLCTDGKRIDLCSKESRTNLCKDEMHIDLCSHMKQIDLLEKDNECTSSEKRTLQNDDLSEKNLFKSKKRKIISVYNSSDDSNNEVLNFEKQLIHILYIFPCAHKLLIKYKDLEGYNICYKMNEIIKKYNSLNIFKYNHSNKKSARKCFNNYTQKREVVEYSNFNENMYNNVSSSFINSLCSKVNINEEIIYNHQLIIGKKIYAYIYERNKCAKNIVFRFNLNSKNITFRNILSFKDSLTHNEINKKKHKYKYLLKEINNNLFSNNSKVLFNRNKKIYNYKNNILVGLLYDKETNFHYFDDKNIGDVVLCTICDISQCGKYLYLQRFDTKNLIFHFRKEKYINIEKNYDYDDITKVDEDILKEIA